The genomic region CGTTGCAAATGGCAATTCTCGCGATGAAGGCCCACAAGCTTCGAACATTTCTGACGATGCTTGGCATTATCATCGGGATCGCATCCGTTGTGTCCGTTGTTGCATTGGGTCAGGGTTCGCAGCAACGTGTTCTCGCCAACATATCGAGTTTAGGGACGAACACGCTCGAAGTTTTCGCGGGTAAGGATTTCGGTGATACGCGTTCGGGCAAAATTACGACTCTGGTGGTCGCTGACGCCGACGCGCTCGCGAAAAATGCTTATGTCGCAGCCGTCACGCCGACGGTTTCAACTTCAAGCACCGTGCGCTTTGGAGCGATAGAGGCATCTGTGCTCGTCAACGGCGTCGGAGACCGCTATTTTCTTGCCAGGGGAGCAAAGCTCGCCGCAGGACGATTTTTCGATGCCGACAGCGTCCGCCAGAGGGCGCAGGACGTCGTCATCGATGAAAACACCCGCAAGACTTTATTTGGGAGCGGTGACGTCGATCCGCTCGGGAAAGTCCTTCTGATCGGCAAAGTTCAATGCCGGATCGTCGGCGTGATGCAACCGCAGCAGGGAGGATTTGGATCGAGCCAGAATCTTTCCCTGTATTTGCCCTACACGACGGTTCAAACGCGATTTCTCGGTAGTTCATCGTTACGCAGCATAACGGTGAAGGTTGCCGATGATGTATCGACCAATCTCGCGGAGCAAGGCGTCACCAAATTTCTTATCCAACGGCATGGCACAAAAGACTTCTTTATTTTGAATACTGACGATATTCGGCAGACGATTACGAGCACCACCAAGACGCTAACGCTTCTGATCGCAGCCATCGCGATCATCTCATTGATCGTTGGTGGCATCGGCGTCATGAATATTATGCTCGTATCGGTGTCAGAACGCGTCAGCGAGATCGGCGTGCGGATGGCTGTCGGCGCCCGCCAAAAGGACATTCTTCAACAGTTCTTAATCGAAGCCGTTTTGGTTTGCCTGATCGGAGGGTTTCTTGGGATTATGTTGGCGTTGGGCGTTGGTGGCGCGTTCAATCTGCTGAGCGGAAATTTCCAGCTCATTTATTCCACAGCGTCCATGCTCATCGCCGTCTTGTGCTCTAGCCTCATCGGGATCGTGTTCGGCTACCTTCCAGCGCGGAACGCCTCGCGACTTGACCCGGTTGTTGCGCTCGCAAGGGTTTGATAAGGGTTAGGAGGTGAGCAAATGAACGCGGCTGTCGTCAAACGCAGAGCCTTGTTTCCGCTCCTACACTTCGGCGGATCGCAATGGCGATGCGCGATGCCCATTGTTCCGGCGTTCCAGGCATAGTGACTCGTATGTTGAAGATCGGTGGCCGGTCGAAGCGGCTCACTGACGCCGTTTTTAGCCGATCTACCCAAATGATATAAGCGCTGCGATGTGCTTGAAAAGCATCGCGTATATCTTCCGTTTCGCAACAGAGATTCGCGATGACGAATTGTCCTGACTTGGCGACTTGATCGGCGACCCAACCCAGATGGCGTGCGATTTCGATTGGACAAGTCAGCTGCGCTGAGGCCGCAAACTCGTTCCCTTCGAACGTTACCGCCGGCAGCTTAGAAGCAAGTGTTCGCGCAAGCGTCGATTTTCCGGAACCTGGCGGACCAATGATTAGAATTTTGCGCATGCGATAACAGCCCAACCCAACATCTAAGAGATTCTGAACAGGGTATATAAAGAAACGGTTGGATGGTAATTCGGTTTGGTATCAGAATGTTACGAAGTATTTCTCTTCGGTCTCAGATGCGCACGTGAAAGCCGGCGGATATGCCCGTAAGCGCAGTTAGATAGGCCGTCAGATAATTATAGGTTGCCAAAGGTCAGCAGCGTCTGCTCGCTTATGCGAGCATGAGCCGCCGTTGGCGGATCACCGCCGTCAGGTCTACGTTAAATAGGCGAATTTATCGGCAACGGCCGGCGTTTTTCAAATGATAGGCCGGGAACAACCAACCAGGCGCGTGGAAGGCGCCAATGTCGCGTCAAGACCGCCTCTGGCCCATCGCGTCATTTGTCGGTTGTCCGCTTTTGATCTGCTTGCCGACGTGACGCGGCGCGTCCGAACGGCATCGACTTTCGATAACGGGCGTCCGCTTTCTCTGGAGGCTGTGTGAAAACGCGCGCATTCTGATGAACCAATGTACGATTCCCGTGAGCTTGAGCGGGAGGATCGAATGGGTCGGTTTATCGAGGGTGCGGATCGGACACAGTCAACGCTTCTGCCGGAGGCGATTGACGACTACGTCGGCGAGGAAAACCCCGTCCGTGTGGTCGATGTCTTCGTCGATGCGCTTGATCTGGCGGCGCTCGGCTTTGAGGGCATTGTTCCAGAAGAGATGGGCCGCCCGAGCTACCATCCGGCAACGATCCTGAAGATCTACATCTACGGCTATCTCAACCAGGTGCAGTCCTCGCGTGGCCTTGAGCGCGAGTGCCTGAGGAACCTGGAGCTGATCTGGCTCACCGGGCATCTGGCGCCGGATTTCAAGACCATCGCCGGCTTTCGCCGCAACAACGGTCCCGCAATCCGCAAGGTATGCCAGCAGTTCGTCGCTCTTTGCCGCGGCCTCGATCTTCTGGACGCCGGCATTGTCGCGATCGACGGCATCAAGTTCAAAGTCGTCAATGCCAAGACGAAGAGCTTCACGCGAGAGAAACTCAAGCGGCGCCTTGGCGAGATCGATGATGCCATCGAAAGGTATCTCGTCGAGCTCGACCGTGCCGACGAAGTGGTTGGCAAGACCGGCATGTCGGTTCCCGATGGTCGCATCGCGCGCGCAAACAAGAAGCTGGCCTACTGCGGGCGAGAAGCTAATGCTTTGAAGACCATCGAGCAGCGCATGGACAAAAGCGGAGAGACGCAGGTTTCTCTGACCGATCCCGATGCCCGCGCCATGGCGACGACGCGCCGGAAACCTCGCGTCGTCGGCAACAACGTGCAAAGTGCCGTCGAGACCAAGCATCACCTGATCGTCGCGCACGAAGTGACGAACCATGGTTACGATCGTGATGCCTTGGCGATGATGGCACGTGCGGCGCGTGAGGAGATGTCCAGCGACGACATCGAGGCGATTGTTGACAAGGGCTATTGATCGTTGCGTGTGAAGAGGTCGGCTTCCCGGTCACCGTGCCCAAGCCGCACACATCCAACGCAGCCGCCCATGGACGCTTCGATCGAGCTGACTTCACCTATGTTGCCGGCGAGGATGCCTACGTCTGTCCGGCCGGTGCGCGGTTGACGTACCGCTTCACTAATACAGAGGCCGGCAAGACGCTGCATTCTTACTGGGCAGATGCGTGCGGAAGCTGCGCCATCAAAGGCCGGTGCACCACCAGCAAGCAGCGCCGCGTTCGTCGCTAGGAGCACGAGGGCGTCCTCGAGCGCGTACAGCAGCGGCTCGACGATGACCCCAACAAGATGTCGTTACAGTGCCAAACGGTCGAGCACCCGTTCGGGACGATTAAGGCGTGGATGGGAGCACCCCCCTTCAAGATGAAAACGCTGAAGCACGTTGCGACAGAGAGGGCGCTGTACGTCCTAGCCTACAAACTGAAGCGGGTGATGGCGATCCTCGGCGTGCCGAAGCTGCTCGGGGCGA from Hyphomicrobium sp. MC1 harbors:
- a CDS encoding MacB family efflux pump subunit encodes the protein MTEPLIELRKIRREYPSGDGVIAVLKDVDLTINRGEMVAIMGASGSGKSTLMNILGCLDRPTSGSYRIDGRETSLLNSDDLAALRREHFGFIFQRYHLLSDLTALGNVEMPAIYAGQPVQARRSRALRLLTDLGMEKRVHHRPGQLSGGQQQRVSIARALMNGGNVILADEPTGALDKHSGEDVLRILGDFHAAGETVIIVTHDLAIAQRAERIVEISDGEIVSDRANPKAGPVVAEGLRQASDTAEKPLQETTRLSDLARVREALQMAILAMKAHKLRTFLTMLGIIIGIASVVSVVALGQGSQQRVLANISSLGTNTLEVFAGKDFGDTRSGKITTLVVADADALAKNAYVAAVTPTVSTSSTVRFGAIEASVLVNGVGDRYFLARGAKLAAGRFFDADSVRQRAQDVVIDENTRKTLFGSGDVDPLGKVLLIGKVQCRIVGVMQPQQGGFGSSQNLSLYLPYTTVQTRFLGSSSLRSITVKVADDVSTNLAEQGVTKFLIQRHGTKDFFILNTDDIRQTITSTTKTLTLLIAAIAIISLIVGGIGVMNIMLVSVSERVSEIGVRMAVGARQKDILQQFLIEAVLVCLIGGFLGIMLALGVGGAFNLLSGNFQLIYSTASMLIAVLCSSLIGIVFGYLPARNASRLDPVVALARV
- a CDS encoding AAA family ATPase, translating into MGCYRMRKILIIGPPGSGKSTLARTLASKLPAVTFEGNEFAASAQLTCPIEIARHLGWVADQVAKSGQFVIANLCCETEDIRDAFQAHRSAYIIWVDRLKTASVSRFDRPPIFNIRVTMPGTPEQWASRIAIAIRRSVGAETRLCV